A single region of the Longimicrobiales bacterium genome encodes:
- a CDS encoding helicase-related protein, producing MTGEQADRREALQQIDGELKDFQRATVDHVFRRLYTDPDCGSRFLVADEVGLGKTMVAKGVIARAIAHLWDDIERIDVIYICSNRAIADQNLRKLNVFGDQTFSFASRLTMIAKEIRELRGNKVNFVSFTPGTSFDLKSSLGMASERVLLWHALRGLWGRELLDVSAARRIFQGWLSTLGRFDEIAKAAESDLAKLDPDLLAAFGEELAGTDLRDRFEQLIPDFGTNKPPEEAVTQRAELVGELRNRLASQCVDALEPDLVILDEFQRFRGLLSDDTEAGHLANALFDFEDNKTLMLSATPYKMFTASGDSDDDHYSDFLHTVDFLLDGDTQRFGQALDRYQQTVLEAGRSNTPTSGAARRELETELRKVMARTERLASTTDRNGMLRETVKQIGGLTADDVNAYVALEALSNRLDGGSMLEYWKSVPFFLNFTDGYKLGKRLDEALSDPTERKETKRLVAAVEGQVDWQQWRRYQPLDANNPRLRHLTEETTGAGRWQMLWLAPSLPYYKLEGPWQQDDAQAFTKRLIFSAWTAVPKAIASLVSYDAERQMMALRDESVRNHPDDRKKIKGLLQFKRRDGEPAAMSTFGLLYPSWTLAKIGDPFALAQGIGNDASLDDVLTEMTGRLEEKLADLPDSPTDGRVDERWYWAAPILLDRSTDSSAWMKHKRRYLWCWLGTDSVRDDDPDEHSAFADHVDQAHQLYRNEIELGRKPDDLAEVLALHALGNPATVALRSLLRIFGEQGEEWAWDAACRIAWGFRTLFNLPEATSLIRSLHPGDYWRSVLRYNAEGCLTAVMDEYIHCLSEWLFITRIESWDDLNKIAEEFVTAVSVKSADYVGRDHTGRSGRSQHRFRSRFALRFGDERSETDSSVIRSGVVRSAFNSPFWPFVLASTSVGQEGLDFHLYCHAVIHWNLPSNPVDLEQREGRVHRYKGHALRRNVAAAHADAAWANPGDPWKAMFDAACRSPEAEGSSDLVPFWIYPGPFAIERIVPSLPLSRETRLLSDLKRSIAMYRLVFGQARQDDLVEYLSGVDNPAVLEDLRIDLTPPSPQAS from the coding sequence ATGACCGGCGAACAGGCTGACCGACGTGAGGCCCTGCAGCAGATCGACGGGGAGCTGAAAGATTTTCAGCGAGCAACCGTTGACCACGTCTTTCGCCGCCTCTACACCGACCCGGATTGCGGCTCCCGGTTCCTGGTGGCCGACGAGGTAGGGCTCGGCAAGACCATGGTCGCCAAAGGGGTGATCGCCCGGGCTATCGCCCACCTGTGGGACGACATCGAACGGATCGACGTCATCTACATCTGTTCGAACCGGGCAATCGCCGACCAGAACCTGCGCAAACTCAACGTGTTCGGCGATCAGACCTTCTCGTTCGCCTCACGTCTAACCATGATCGCCAAAGAAATCAGGGAACTCCGGGGAAACAAGGTCAACTTTGTTTCGTTCACCCCCGGCACGTCGTTCGATCTCAAGAGCAGCCTCGGCATGGCCAGCGAACGGGTACTGCTATGGCACGCCCTTCGAGGCCTCTGGGGGCGCGAACTGCTCGACGTTTCCGCCGCTCGGCGGATCTTCCAAGGCTGGCTCAGCACCCTCGGCCGCTTCGACGAGATCGCCAAAGCAGCAGAATCCGATCTCGCCAAACTCGACCCTGACCTGCTCGCCGCATTTGGCGAAGAACTCGCCGGTACCGACCTGCGTGACCGGTTTGAGCAACTCATCCCAGACTTTGGGACCAACAAGCCTCCTGAGGAGGCAGTTACCCAACGGGCGGAGCTAGTGGGCGAACTTCGAAACCGGCTGGCCAGCCAGTGCGTTGACGCGCTCGAACCGGACTTAGTAATTCTCGACGAGTTCCAGCGCTTCCGTGGCCTTCTCTCCGACGACACCGAAGCCGGACATTTGGCCAACGCCCTGTTCGACTTCGAAGACAACAAGACGCTGATGCTCTCGGCCACCCCGTACAAGATGTTCACCGCCTCAGGTGATAGCGACGACGACCACTACAGCGACTTTTTGCACACCGTCGACTTCCTCCTCGACGGTGACACACAGCGCTTCGGTCAAGCGCTCGACCGGTACCAACAGACAGTGCTCGAAGCAGGTCGCTCGAACACACCGACCTCTGGGGCGGCCCGCCGGGAACTCGAAACCGAATTGAGAAAGGTCATGGCGCGAACTGAACGGCTCGCCTCCACCACCGACCGCAACGGCATGCTGCGTGAAACCGTCAAACAAATCGGTGGGCTCACCGCCGACGATGTCAATGCCTATGTCGCCTTAGAGGCGCTCTCTAACCGTCTCGACGGGGGCTCGATGCTCGAGTATTGGAAATCGGTACCGTTTTTCTTGAACTTCACCGATGGTTACAAGCTCGGTAAGCGCCTCGACGAGGCCCTCAGCGACCCGACGGAACGCAAAGAGACCAAACGATTGGTCGCTGCGGTCGAGGGCCAGGTCGACTGGCAACAGTGGCGTCGCTACCAGCCGCTTGACGCCAACAACCCGCGGCTTCGACACCTCACCGAAGAGACAACCGGCGCAGGCCGATGGCAGATGCTCTGGCTGGCCCCTTCACTCCCCTATTACAAGCTGGAAGGGCCGTGGCAACAAGACGACGCCCAGGCTTTCACCAAGCGTCTGATCTTTTCAGCATGGACCGCAGTACCTAAGGCAATCGCTTCGTTGGTCAGCTACGACGCTGAACGCCAAATGATGGCCCTACGCGACGAATCTGTCCGCAACCATCCTGACGACCGTAAGAAAATCAAAGGCCTCCTGCAGTTCAAACGCCGCGACGGTGAACCGGCCGCCATGTCAACTTTCGGTCTCCTGTACCCGTCGTGGACGCTGGCCAAGATCGGCGACCCTTTCGCTCTCGCACAAGGCATTGGCAACGACGCTTCTCTCGACGACGTCCTAACGGAGATGACCGGCCGGCTCGAAGAGAAACTCGCTGACCTTCCCGACTCTCCAACGGACGGCCGGGTTGATGAGCGGTGGTACTGGGCGGCCCCCATACTCCTGGATCGCAGTACCGACAGCTCGGCCTGGATGAAACACAAGCGCCGCTACCTGTGGTGCTGGCTTGGCACCGACTCGGTCCGAGACGACGACCCCGATGAGCATTCGGCGTTTGCAGACCACGTCGACCAGGCCCATCAGCTGTACCGCAACGAGATTGAACTGGGGCGCAAACCCGATGATCTCGCAGAGGTCCTGGCCCTGCATGCGCTCGGCAACCCGGCAACCGTGGCGCTCCGGTCGCTGCTTCGAATCTTCGGCGAACAGGGCGAAGAATGGGCGTGGGACGCAGCGTGCCGGATCGCCTGGGGGTTCCGAACGTTGTTCAACCTCCCCGAGGCCACATCACTTATCCGGTCCCTCCACCCGGGCGACTACTGGCGGTCAGTGCTCCGCTACAACGCAGAAGGCTGTTTGACGGCTGTCATGGACGAATACATCCACTGCCTGAGCGAGTGGTTGTTCATAACCCGGATCGAAAGCTGGGACGACCTCAACAAGATCGCCGAAGAGTTCGTCACAGCCGTGTCGGTGAAGTCCGCCGATTACGTCGGAAGGGACCACACCGGTCGAAGCGGACGCTCCCAGCATCGGTTCAGAAGCAGATTTGCTTTGCGTTTCGGCGATGAACGGTCAGAGACTGACTCGTCGGTGATCCGGTCCGGTGTGGTCCGCTCAGCGTTCAACTCACCGTTCTGGCCGTTCGTTCTCGCCTCAACCTCTGTCGGCCAAGAAGGTCTTGACTTTCACCTTTACTGCCACGCTGTGATCCACTGGAACCTGCCCTCCAACCCCGTCGATCTCGAACAGCGAGAAGGACGTGTTCACCGCTACAAGGGACACGCTCTGCGCCGAAACGTGGCCGCCGCTCACGCCGACGCCGCGTGGGCCAACCCCGGCGACCCGTGGAAAGCCATGTTCGACGCCGCTTGCCGGTC